In the genome of Fusarium poae strain DAOMC 252244 chromosome 1, whole genome shotgun sequence, the window TTGTACTCACTCAACCAGGTTCGTAGCCGACAAATGGTACGTTGGTAGCAAGAATTAGACGTATTCCAGCATGCCATGAAGGATTGGGCATGCATCAGCTTGTCTAGCTTCACCTTAATACCCCCGCTTATGACCTGACCCGATAAATATCGGAAATCGTGATGTCTTTCGAGCGAATGATCTGGGAATTGAGGAATTTGTAAGGGGATCGAGGGTGCGATTTATGAGAATATGGTGGATTTAATAGAGATGCCGTTCCATATTAAACTTTGAATGTTCGCTCTTACTttccaatttttctgatctGTTTGATCCCCTTTGAGGGAAAGGGCGACTCGATCAACAATTAAGGCATGCACCTGCCTCTTGGGTCTTCCAGTTATACCTGCCACGAATGAATTCTGCTAGAGCAAGACTGAGACGCCTCGACTTGTCTCTCAACCATTTTAAACCTCGCATTTGACCCATTGTCATCGCCTTGCTCGTTCATACAAGCCCCAACAAACATACAAAGAACATGGAAGTCTCCACTACAGCGCCTCCAGATTCCGAGCTGCTTACCGGTTTGCGAAAACGGCCTTCTGCATGCGTCTCAGGAAGATGTCAAATCCAATGGGAATCTTTGTGGGCCCTTGCTTTGACTTTGGCAAGAAGCATCTAGGCTTGCACAACGATGCAGAGCGCCCTGAGTCTTCCACTGGATACAGGTACGACTTCTCGAGACAATAGCGCTTACTAGGGCTGCAGCAGCCCAGCGAACTACAACTGGGTTATGAGTCCGGACCCCAATCCCCGTTCCTACAGTAGGGTTTGACCTCTGACGCACAATCTTGGAATCTTCGGGGCAGCGGTTGAAGTAGCCGGGTACCTACGATAATCCGCTCGCGGATCCGCCATGACCTCTCTTTACACATGTCGTTCGATTTTGCGACATGCCATGTAAGCTAGGGGCACAGCAGCGGCTGTCTCTGATGCAAGTTGAACCGTCCGGAGGGTTCAGACGACGCAGAGGAACTCGTGGCAAAGATTCTGTCAGTCGGTCTTAGAGGTCGAGAAAGCGTATAATCACCTCACCGCCTGGCATCCTCTCATGCGCCACGTGCGATAGTGCGACTCTAGATCAGCTCGCTTGCAACGGCGCGTCGTTGCTTGACATTAGCGCGAACTTTGAGGCATACCCCTGTTGCATAGACTTTTCACAGCCATGACGTTCAAACAGAGAATCGAACATGTCAAAACAAACGATATGGGCCCAATGGTGGAGAAGACCGTTGGAACCATTTCTGAAACCAAAATGGGACGCTGACTGATGCTCATATTGAGAGGATGAATGAATCCTCGGACAGAGATGGGTTCCCTAACAATACTTCTTTGTACAAGCCTTGTAAGGCTTCCGAAGTATGGATGGGCTGATACGAACTTGTTCAAGCCTACTTCGTACTCTTACGCGTCCTCGAACGAGCCTCTCTCTGTTTGGCTTACAAGGAATTGGCGTCTACAGACGGTAGGACTCCCCGCCTGTTCAAAGTTACAACGACACATACGCACGCACAATGCACGGGCAACAACATCAAAACAGATGATCTTGGGGCCCGAATGCCCAAATGAGCAAGGATACAGAGCATACAGACCCTGTAACGACAGTCAGTTTGTCATGGCCGGAGCGGCTTAAAAGAAAATCAGGCGCTGTGGTTGGCGGCTGGAATGCCCTGGCCGGCCGGCGCCGGGTTGTGTGGCGGGGACAACGTTAACAGAGCTAAGAGAGAGGCCGGGTACGGGGATTGATGAAGTCGGCATGAGAGACAATGGTGGAGCTGTGCAACAAACGATACCATGAAGTCAGCGGGAACGCAATGGGTTGGTGTGGATGAAGCAAGAACTATCGATGACTGCTCTAGTCCTTGACGCCAGATAACCCTCTCATACCGGTGAAAAGACGACGACACACGACTGGGGATCTCAACATTGGAAAGGACAGACTCGAGGTTAACATCACCGGCAGGTACTCGGCTTTTTTTTCAAGCTGTTTACAGAGCTATTGGAATGGGCCAAGAACATCTTTCATGGTAGTCTCACTTGATCGTCTCGCTTATCTCCGTTGGTCTCTTTCTGGACCCATTAACCGCCAGCGACTCCTCGGCACGAAATTACCAATGGAATCCCCAAGCgatgcctcttcttctcttccttccgTGTGCCACCCACCACCCAATGGATCTGCAGGCGGGCAAATGCATCTTAGCAACAACGGTTGACTAGGACTTTCCCCACTTGTCCAAAGGACAAGATTGTCCAGTCTTTAATTACCGGTATTTACGGCAAGTTTCAAGCTGTCTTGCTGCTTGCTGTGGTAACTAAATGATCAGTCCTTTCGTTTCGGTTCCCTTGCGAAGCAAGTACTTCTGCATTTGTTTAAAAAAAAACGTTAGGACCTCTGTCCTTGTTTTCATGATTCGGATTTGGCCCCAGTTGGCAAACGCAACTAATGTATACCACCCAGTTCTAGTTGGTCGGCTCTATCACCTGGCGTCATGGGAGAAGGGGCTCAACGAAAGGAAACAAGCTATCGATCCGCGTGCACCGAATGTGCTCGTCGCAAGCAAAAAGTAACCAAGCCTTCTCTGCCAAGTCACGTATAGCTACTGCGAGAATAACCTGAGTACTTGGTCTTTCTAGTAACAATGTATACTGACTACCGTGTAGTGCAACCGTGAGTGGCCTTGTAACGGATGCCAGAAACGTAAAGTGGCCGATAAATGCCGCTTCAAAGACACCAACCAGCCTGTGACTGAGAGAGTTGCCGTGGAAAGGCAGCGAAAGAATCGAGTCAACATCAAAAGCAGCCCCGAATCTCTCGATTCTGAGGTTGAGGATGCAGCCAGTGACGGGATTGATGCCCTGGGCTACACGCCTTCACATcttctttttaatcttacATCGAGACACGAGGTTTGTGCACCCTGGCTATTTACCAGCATCTAACTAACAGGTTTTATTTAAAGGCTATGAAATCAACATCACAGGAGTTTGTGAAAGACCCCACTAGCTTTGCACAGCTAGAACGTGCTCTGCGAACTATCCCTTCGAAGCCGTACACCGGTATGCAGCGCTATAAACGATTTTCCGACTCTAGCTGACTAGGTCCTCAGACATACTTATTCAGAACTTTCTCAACAATGTCAACTACCACTACTATATTGTCTATCCGCCATTGTTTCTAGAGCAATACCAGCAGTGGTGGGCCTTGCGAGCCGAGAACCGACCACTGAGCGTTCAATGGACTTGCCTTCTTCTCACGGTTTGTGCTTGTGCATCACAGTACACCAATGTTGAACTGCAGGCAAAGCTCGAAGGTGACCTTGGCCATCCGATCCAAAAAATCGCCGAACAGTATCATGGTGCTGCTCGAGAATTGGCAAGCGCTATCCCGCTGGGCCACAGCCATCTTATCAATATCCAACAATTACTGCATTCTTGCTACTGGTTCAAGTCTGAAGCCCGTTTTGTTGAGTGCTGGCATGTGCTAAATGCTGCTAttcgagaagctcaagaactTTGTACGTTTACGCTGTTACATATCGCTAACCAACCACTTGCTGACACTTCTGATAGCCATTCACAAAGAAGCCAAGGCTGACTCTCTATCTGAACTGGATCTGGAAATTCGACGGAGAGTATGGTGCATCCTTGACACTTGGGACTGGTGAGTAGCGCTTCGCATTTCTTTTGTGGCCAAAAAATACTAACTTCAGGACGCGAAGGCAAATATCTACACTCTTGGGCAGACCCCTAATAATTGACCGAAACGACTGCGATGTTAGTCCCCCAAGCCTCAGCTTGGAGGGCTATCAACATCCACCCTTGACACATATGAAGATGCAATCTAGCTTGATTCAACAGATTTCTGGAAGATTTAGGCATATCAAGAACGTTGTGACCCACGCAGATGTTCAGGAATACCAAAGGATCGTCGAAGCTTGGATCAACACCTTCCCTCCCCCTCTGAGTGTTTATAACCCAGATAGATCGTTAGATGCGTCA includes:
- a CDS encoding hypothetical protein (TransMembrane:1 (o482-501i)), producing MGEGAQRKETSYRSACTECARRKQKVTKPSLPSHCNREWPCNGCQKRKVADKCRFKDTNQPVTERVAVERQRKNRVNIKSSPESLDSEVEDAASDGIDALGYTPSHLLFNLTSRHEAMKSTSQEFVKDPTSFAQLERALRTIPSKPYTDILIQNFLNNVNYHYYIVYPPLFLEQYQQWWALRAENRPLSVQWTCLLLTVCACASQYTNVELQAKLEGDLGHPIQKIAEQYHGAARELASAIPLGHSHLINIQQLLHSCYWFKSEARFVECWHVLNAAIREAQELSIHKEAKADSLSELDLEIRRRVWCILDTWDWTRRQISTLLGRPLIIDRNDCDVSPPSLSLEGYQHPPLTHMKMQSSLIQQISGRFRHIKNVVTHADVQEYQRIVEAWINTFPPPLSVYNPDRSLDASCPWIIMHRHRIRTVAFTMLVQPIRGFLTRPFAIQSMEAELQIRSDGIDYCLELMVSLRGFFDHVYPRDAKYHFVLFCIFDISTVLCSAILHDEQHTLPRRDDVYRAIDEAHALLQSMRTVAKSAKAYGILTRIVQRLPRTTSTYETTAKRPKILAPQVSEVVPSPQVTPLVGGAPNQHNSPPAANFSPSPINIPTPGVPSPVYSLANGPPMAGDFAPPAVYAGPPHCGDWQPQLYMQGPSMFAPTQFTAQGAIFANISDEELGELANVWNYQSLDFSFINS